The Chryseobacterium aureum genome contains a region encoding:
- a CDS encoding MATE family efflux transporter, with protein sequence MRKFLHILKEGAVFTYGAIAGKKVELTSGSINRSIFSLAIPMVMELVMESVFVSVNLLIIAKLGDKVLGLVGITDNYINFAYAIAVGLGIAAATLTARRAGEKDQEGMGRTAQYIILLALFFAVLIGGISCFFASEIVDFLGINASTVAEGVSFSRLVFLSIGLVILRLSMNGLFRGAGDADIAMKSLWICHISNIIFAVILVFGLGFIPAFGLMGLAYATVLSRLLGVLYQAFVFATGKTSISIRVPLQLDIPLLQKILKIAFGGLVQYIIPTSSWLIMVKIISTFGTTALAGYIIAQRIASVATMPAWGIGNAAGVLTGQNLGAGEPERAEKTVWRAGTINMTYLVLVALFWQLAAEYVVKFFTTEPEVARYAVQYIHVVSMAYLLLGFTMVISRALNAAGNILQVTLLYLVMFYVIQLPLAYLLGVRFQWELRGIFTAIVSSEIVLAVLFLMIFKNGKWKTIKI encoded by the coding sequence ATGAGGAAATTCCTGCATATCCTAAAAGAAGGAGCGGTTTTTACGTATGGAGCCATAGCCGGAAAAAAAGTTGAACTGACTTCCGGAAGTATCAACCGTTCCATCTTTAGTCTTGCCATTCCTATGGTGATGGAACTTGTCATGGAGTCTGTTTTTGTAAGCGTCAATCTATTGATTATCGCAAAATTAGGCGACAAGGTTCTTGGGCTTGTGGGAATTACCGATAACTACATCAACTTCGCTTATGCCATTGCCGTAGGTTTGGGAATTGCAGCAGCAACCCTTACCGCCAGAAGAGCGGGTGAAAAAGATCAAGAAGGAATGGGAAGAACCGCCCAATACATCATCTTGCTGGCGCTGTTTTTTGCAGTGCTTATTGGTGGAATTTCCTGCTTTTTCGCATCAGAAATTGTTGATTTTTTGGGAATCAATGCCAGTACGGTAGCTGAAGGCGTTTCTTTCTCACGACTGGTCTTCCTGAGTATCGGGCTTGTAATTCTCCGTCTTTCTATGAATGGACTTTTCAGAGGGGCTGGTGATGCCGATATTGCTATGAAATCACTTTGGATCTGCCATATTTCCAATATCATTTTCGCAGTGATCCTTGTTTTCGGATTAGGATTTATTCCTGCTTTTGGATTGATGGGATTGGCGTATGCTACAGTTTTATCAAGGCTTTTAGGGGTTTTATACCAGGCTTTTGTATTTGCCACAGGAAAAACCAGCATCAGCATCAGAGTTCCTTTACAGCTTGATATTCCTTTGCTGCAAAAGATTCTGAAAATAGCTTTTGGAGGGTTGGTTCAGTATATCATCCCAACATCCAGCTGGCTGATTATGGTGAAGATCATCTCCACTTTCGGAACTACAGCACTTGCAGGATATATCATTGCCCAGCGTATTGCTTCCGTAGCTACGATGCCAGCGTGGGGAATAGGAAATGCTGCCGGAGTTCTTACTGGCCAGAATTTGGGTGCCGGAGAACCTGAACGTGCAGAAAAAACAGTTTGGAGAGCCGGAACCATCAACATGACGTATCTGGTACTGGTAGCCTTATTCTGGCAGCTTGCAGCGGAATACGTGGTGAAATTTTTCACTACAGAACCTGAAGTTGCAAGATATGCGGTGCAGTACATCCATGTGGTATCGATGGCTTATCTGCTGTTAGGGTTCACCATGGTGATCAGCCGTGCTCTGAATGCGGCCGGAAACATATTACAGGTAACGTTGTTGTACCTCGTGATGTTTTATGTGATTCAGCTTCCTCTGGCTTATCTCTTAGGAGTAAGGTTTCAGTGGGAACTGAGAGGAATATTTACCGCTATTGTTTCTTCGGAAATTGTTTTGGCTGTACTATTCCTCATGATTTTTAAAAATGGAAAATGGAAAACTATAAAAATTTAA
- a CDS encoding AMP-binding protein, whose product MKILENVIANKNLGFTDASTGTTIPVGTLYRSLGLNPVEKGLLFLYNDNQLSSIEVLLNFYGTAHTIAVLGQKLHEEFKERIEAEYRPKYIFDPQREAIEGYSLKVFSDNISIFAKDDYKSEVTIHPDIKILLSTSGTTGVPKLVKLSDESLYQNALSILQYMPIQGTDVVPLNVPINFVYGFSIFTTNCMRAGRIVCTDKDIMQKAFWDEMEEYGYSTLGGVPFLYENLNRIGFFRKDSPSLRYFTHTGGVINAELRKTIFSYCHEFKKEFFAQYGQTEAGGRMAYLTTEGLLEEETSIGNVVERGSFKIDSETDELLFSHVSIFGGYANKLEDLATYEQPSVLHTGDTARKGENGIYYITGRIKRIMKLFGIRLNLDEVEFILKNEMQGNTFVCLNANDKKIVVLYDNPEIDPQIITETIKNKLRINPQYVRTELIESFPLSQNGKINYPLLQNLQHENI is encoded by the coding sequence ATGAAAATTTTAGAAAATGTAATTGCCAATAAGAACTTGGGGTTTACAGATGCTTCCACCGGTACAACAATACCGGTGGGAACACTGTACCGGTCTTTAGGCTTAAACCCGGTAGAAAAAGGACTGCTCTTTTTGTACAATGACAATCAGCTGTCCAGCATTGAGGTGCTTCTCAATTTTTATGGAACAGCACACACTATTGCGGTACTGGGACAGAAACTGCATGAGGAATTCAAAGAACGTATTGAGGCAGAATACCGTCCAAAATACATCTTTGATCCACAGAGAGAAGCCATTGAAGGATACAGTCTGAAAGTATTCTCAGACAACATCAGCATCTTTGCAAAGGATGATTATAAGAGTGAAGTTACCATTCACCCTGACATCAAAATCCTTTTGAGTACTTCAGGGACAACAGGTGTTCCGAAACTGGTTAAATTATCTGATGAAAGCCTTTATCAGAACGCATTGAGCATCCTTCAGTACATGCCGATTCAGGGAACGGATGTAGTTCCTTTAAATGTTCCGATCAACTTTGTATACGGATTCTCTATTTTCACCACTAACTGTATGCGCGCCGGAAGAATTGTGTGTACAGATAAGGACATTATGCAGAAAGCATTCTGGGACGAAATGGAGGAGTACGGGTACAGCACTTTGGGCGGAGTTCCTTTCCTTTATGAAAACCTGAACAGAATAGGATTTTTCAGAAAAGATTCTCCAAGCCTGAGATATTTTACCCATACCGGAGGGGTGATCAACGCTGAATTGAGAAAAACTATTTTCTCTTATTGTCATGAATTTAAAAAGGAATTCTTTGCACAATACGGACAAACGGAAGCAGGCGGAAGAATGGCTTATCTTACCACAGAAGGATTGCTGGAAGAAGAAACATCAATCGGGAATGTGGTAGAAAGAGGAAGCTTCAAAATTGATTCTGAAACGGATGAATTGCTGTTTTCTCATGTCAGTATTTTCGGAGGCTATGCCAATAAACTGGAAGATCTTGCTACTTATGAGCAGCCTTCTGTACTGCATACCGGAGATACCGCAAGAAAAGGTGAAAACGGAATTTATTATATCACAGGAAGAATAAAACGTATCATGAAGCTTTTCGGAATACGTCTTAATCTGGATGAGGTAGAATTTATTCTTAAAAATGAAATGCAGGGCAATACTTTCGTATGTCTGAATGCTAATGATAAAAAAATCGTGGTGTTGTATGACAACCCGGAAATAGATCCTCAGATCATCACCGAAACCATTAAAAATAAACTGCGTATCAACCCACAATATGTACGCACAGAACTTATAGAATCTTTCCCATTATCACAAAACGGTAAAATAAACTATCCCCTGTTACAAAACCTACAGCATGAAAACATCTAA
- a CDS encoding acyl carrier protein, whose amino-acid sequence MNTTEEFYEIIASAIAIKKELVDEKLTYQEIPEWDSMSHLLIVEALEQFYQIKFDFNDILEMGTVGKIREKMKKYEVFVEN is encoded by the coding sequence ATGAACACTACAGAAGAATTTTATGAAATTATCGCCTCTGCCATCGCCATAAAGAAAGAATTGGTAGATGAAAAACTAACGTATCAGGAAATTCCGGAATGGGATTCTATGTCTCATCTTCTTATCGTAGAAGCGCTTGAACAGTTTTATCAGATCAAGTTTGATTTTAATGATATTCTGGAGATGGGAACCGTCGGAAAGATTCGCGAAAAAATGAAAAAATACGAAGTATTCGTAGAAAACTAA
- a CDS encoding PepSY-associated TM helix domain-containing protein has product MKLKFRKIAYQLHLWLGLTSGLIVVIMAATGCILTFEEELKHIVHPSRYYVENIGRKKLSLAELTEKAERALPEGLKVKRVIMPSDPSRTYIFRTLKMDNEAWTYWGTYLYYYRIYVDPYTGKVQEVEDAKKDFFEIILDLHRRLLLGEKIGKTITGCSTLIFAVILLSGLVIWYPRKMSKAMLKGMFFIKISANWKRINYDAHNVLGFYAIIPLLLISYSALIWSFEDVDKWVKNTLNGNTPTEKKAKSTIPSEEFSNRKDVLNLIGNTMEKGLKDKKSALVNFPRSEEGTYYAELTYDGRQYRNEQFNFDQYSGDILKAQSYKNKNIGYGTALRERNYDLHTGSILGLSTRIIYFLAALIALSLPITGFIMYLNKKKKKPKHKKNKVIFPPHH; this is encoded by the coding sequence ATGAAGCTGAAGTTTAGAAAAATTGCCTATCAGTTACATCTATGGCTCGGACTAACGTCCGGGCTTATCGTTGTTATCATGGCCGCTACAGGATGTATCCTGACTTTTGAAGAAGAATTAAAACATATTGTTCACCCCAGTAGATATTACGTTGAAAACATCGGAAGAAAAAAACTTTCCCTGGCTGAACTTACGGAAAAAGCAGAAAGAGCACTTCCGGAAGGTTTAAAGGTCAAAAGAGTCATCATGCCTTCCGATCCCTCACGAACGTATATATTCCGTACCTTAAAAATGGATAACGAAGCATGGACGTATTGGGGAACTTATCTTTATTATTATCGAATTTATGTAGATCCTTACACCGGAAAAGTACAGGAAGTAGAAGATGCCAAAAAGGATTTCTTTGAAATTATACTGGATCTTCACAGAAGACTTCTGCTGGGTGAGAAAATAGGAAAAACGATTACCGGCTGTTCCACATTGATATTTGCTGTCATTCTTTTATCGGGGCTTGTGATATGGTATCCCCGCAAAATGAGTAAAGCCATGCTGAAAGGAATGTTTTTCATTAAAATATCCGCCAATTGGAAAAGGATTAATTATGACGCTCATAATGTGTTGGGATTCTATGCCATTATTCCTTTACTCTTAATCTCTTATTCCGCATTGATATGGAGCTTTGAAGATGTAGACAAATGGGTAAAGAACACACTGAACGGAAACACTCCCACAGAAAAGAAAGCCAAAAGTACCATTCCTTCCGAAGAATTTTCAAATCGTAAAGATGTTCTCAATCTCATCGGAAATACCATGGAAAAAGGACTGAAAGACAAGAAATCAGCCCTTGTGAATTTTCCGAGATCGGAAGAAGGAACCTATTATGCTGAGTTGACTTATGACGGAAGGCAATACAGGAATGAACAGTTTAATTTTGATCAATATTCAGGAGATATTTTAAAAGCCCAATCTTATAAAAACAAAAATATCGGATATGGAACCGCATTAAGAGAAAGAAATTATGATCTTCACACCGGAAGTATCCTGGGACTGAGCACCAGAATTATCTATTTTCTGGCAGCACTTATCGCACTATCACTCCCTATTACCGGTTTTATTATGTATTTGAATAAGAAAAAGAAGAAACCAAAACATAAGAAAAACAAAGTGATTTTTCCTCCTCATCATTAA
- a CDS encoding lysine N(6)-hydroxylase/L-ornithine N(5)-oxygenase family protein: MTNEAVYNVIGIGIGPFNLGLAALSNPISELKTLFLDQRDGFDWHPGLMIDHVTLQTPFLCDCVSMADPTNPLSLLNYLKETGRLYKFFIREDFFIPRKEYNRYCQWVIAQLPQCRFSTQVVDITYEDGLYHVTTIHTKTKETTVFKTERLILGTGTQPHIPSFIPKDDSRVIHTSSYLYRKEELLSQGKKIAIIGSGQSSAEVFYDLLQNRNEETQLGWYSRPDRFFPMEYSKLTLELTSPDYVEYFYNRSESARKTILSKQQAQFKGINYDLINDIYDFIYDLNIDNADPNLKIIPNSQLNRVDNSNPDFINLEFTQLEQEVPYDQEADYLILGTGYRYHEPTFLKNIQDRIKRDSSGLFDVNRNYSIDHNGGEIYVLHAEVHTHSYISTDLGMAAYRNSYIINDILGREHYKIEKKIAFQDFDVEKYADLPTAKI, encoded by the coding sequence ATGACTAACGAAGCCGTATACAATGTAATAGGCATAGGTATTGGCCCATTTAATCTGGGACTTGCCGCATTATCCAATCCGATTTCGGAACTGAAAACCCTTTTCCTGGACCAGAGAGATGGTTTCGACTGGCACCCGGGACTGATGATTGACCATGTAACCCTGCAGACCCCATTTTTATGCGACTGCGTATCCATGGCTGATCCTACCAATCCTTTAAGCCTTTTGAACTATCTGAAAGAAACCGGAAGACTGTATAAGTTTTTTATCAGAGAAGATTTTTTCATTCCGAGAAAAGAATACAACCGTTACTGCCAATGGGTGATTGCACAGCTTCCACAATGCCGTTTTTCTACTCAGGTAGTGGATATTACTTATGAAGATGGTTTATATCATGTAACTACGATTCACACCAAAACCAAAGAAACTACGGTTTTCAAAACGGAAAGACTGATTTTAGGAACAGGGACACAGCCTCATATTCCTTCTTTCATTCCGAAGGATGATTCCCGTGTTATTCATACAAGTTCTTATCTGTATAGAAAAGAAGAACTTTTGTCTCAGGGTAAAAAAATAGCCATTATCGGTTCTGGCCAGAGTTCAGCAGAAGTTTTTTATGATCTTCTTCAAAACAGGAATGAAGAAACACAACTGGGATGGTATTCCCGTCCGGACAGATTTTTCCCTATGGAATATTCTAAGTTGACGCTGGAGCTTACATCCCCTGATTATGTAGAATATTTCTACAACAGAAGTGAATCTGCAAGGAAAACCATTTTAAGCAAGCAGCAGGCTCAGTTTAAAGGAATCAATTATGATCTGATCAATGATATTTACGACTTTATTTATGATCTGAATATCGATAATGCTGATCCTAATCTTAAAATTATTCCAAACAGTCAGCTGAATAGAGTAGACAACAGTAACCCTGATTTCATCAATCTTGAATTTACCCAACTGGAACAGGAAGTACCTTATGATCAGGAAGCTGATTACTTGATTTTGGGAACAGGATATCGTTACCACGAGCCTACATTCTTAAAGAATATTCAGGATAGAATCAAGAGAGATTCCAGCGGATTGTTTGATGTCAATAGAAATTATTCAATAGACCACAACGGAGGAGAAATTTATGTGCTTCATGCTGAAGTTCATACCCACAGCTACATTTCTACGGATCTGGGAATGGCTGCGTACCGTAATTCCTACATCATCAATGATATTCTGGGAAGAGAGCATTATAAAATTGAAAAGAAAATTGCTTTCCAGGATTTCGATGTAGAAAAATATGCTGATTTACCAACTGCCAAAATTTAA
- a CDS encoding TonB-dependent receptor, with product MKTSKTLILLLGLALSSNSLSAQQGDRIHGKIMLSEKAPVKNAVLRLVNTSYQAKTNNLGEYYFENVPPGEYTLQVVLNDIELMREPIQIQKDVYEIPAIYAPLHNNVIEGITVYAVSRNKFLDKDSTSVAKMPLKTLENPQAYTSINQQIMKEQLTYDISEVLKNVPGMVKMQGSPGRGSGDGSFYYSLRGFPTKVSMVDGVPATTNGEIDPADIERLEVIKGPSGTLYGGAVTSFGGLINVVTKKPKDYFGGEASYLMGSYNLNRVTADVYGPMTESRKMLFRLNAAYQYQNGFRDSEFRKSFFVAPTISYEVNDRLKFNLGAQIYNYEGTNTPIIFLPRTRPYFAHNPDELGFDWKKSYSNNDITLKAPSINVKAEANYKISDQWTSQTLLSRNFRKTEGLYQYQFIRGNTSDAMLERNVQWQNSEASSTSVQQNFNGEFKIGSIKNKVLIGLDYLNQTINNNHSPIVVYDNINGQTLAGYANITRDLVLQKIQTSTAPLVRNNSSSNLYGAYISNVTYITDRLITLLSLRMDHYESKGQLNLNNNTRTGDFNQTAWSPKVGIVYQILKDQLSAYGNYMNGFSYTAPVAQQLPDISGEMKPQMANQWEIGLKGNLWRNKVNFTVSYYDILVDNIQRGSGVIRDGKEYNIVVQDGKQRSKGIEIETIMNPVQGLNIMAGYSYNHSRYEKADPAVDGRRPESAGPANVFNSWISYILPIKGLQGLGVGFGVNRVGKQITGNKTVTGQFAFPAYTLVNASISLEKERYRLGFKMNNLGNAQYFAGQGVVVAQMPRNFVAEVSFKF from the coding sequence ATGAAAACATCTAAAACCCTTATATTACTTCTTGGCCTTGCTTTATCTTCAAACTCGCTTTCTGCACAGCAGGGCGACAGAATTCATGGCAAAATCATGCTGTCTGAAAAAGCACCGGTAAAAAACGCTGTTTTAAGACTTGTCAACACGTCTTATCAGGCAAAAACCAATAATTTAGGAGAATATTACTTTGAAAATGTGCCACCTGGAGAATATACGCTTCAGGTGGTTTTAAATGATATCGAACTGATGAGGGAACCTATCCAAATTCAGAAAGATGTCTACGAGATCCCTGCGATCTATGCCCCTTTACACAATAATGTGATTGAAGGAATTACCGTATACGCAGTGAGCAGAAATAAATTTTTGGATAAAGACAGTACTTCAGTGGCAAAAATGCCTTTGAAAACACTTGAAAATCCACAGGCTTACACCAGCATCAACCAGCAGATCATGAAGGAACAGCTTACTTACGATATTTCGGAAGTACTGAAAAACGTTCCGGGTATGGTAAAAATGCAGGGTAGTCCGGGAAGGGGTTCCGGAGACGGAAGTTTCTACTACAGCCTTAGAGGATTCCCTACCAAGGTATCTATGGTAGACGGTGTTCCTGCGACTACCAATGGAGAAATAGATCCTGCTGATATAGAACGCCTGGAAGTGATTAAAGGCCCCTCAGGAACACTGTACGGAGGCGCTGTAACTTCTTTCGGAGGTTTAATTAATGTTGTGACCAAAAAACCGAAAGATTATTTCGGAGGAGAAGCTTCTTATCTGATGGGAAGCTATAACCTGAACCGTGTGACCGCTGATGTGTACGGGCCTATGACGGAATCCAGAAAAATGCTGTTCCGTTTGAATGCCGCTTATCAGTATCAGAACGGATTTAGAGATTCTGAGTTCAGAAAATCATTCTTTGTAGCCCCTACGATAAGCTATGAAGTGAATGACAGATTAAAATTCAATTTAGGGGCTCAGATTTACAATTACGAAGGAACCAATACGCCGATTATCTTCCTTCCGAGAACAAGACCTTACTTCGCCCACAATCCGGATGAATTAGGCTTCGACTGGAAAAAATCGTATTCCAATAATGATATTACTTTAAAAGCACCATCTATCAATGTAAAAGCAGAGGCGAATTACAAAATTTCAGATCAATGGACTTCACAAACCCTGCTTTCAAGAAACTTCAGAAAAACAGAAGGATTATATCAATATCAGTTTATCAGAGGGAATACCAGTGATGCGATGCTGGAACGTAATGTACAGTGGCAGAACTCAGAAGCTTCTTCTACAAGTGTTCAGCAGAACTTTAATGGTGAATTTAAAATCGGAAGCATAAAGAATAAAGTGTTGATTGGATTAGATTATTTAAATCAAACCATCAATAACAACCATTCCCCAATTGTGGTGTATGACAACATCAACGGGCAAACTTTAGCAGGTTATGCCAATATCACAAGAGATCTTGTGCTGCAGAAAATTCAGACTTCTACAGCTCCTTTGGTGAGAAATAATTCTTCATCAAATCTTTATGGAGCCTACATTTCAAACGTTACCTATATTACAGACCGTTTGATTACGCTTTTAAGCTTACGTATGGATCACTACGAAAGTAAAGGACAGCTTAACCTGAATAACAATACCAGAACCGGTGATTTTAATCAGACCGCATGGTCTCCAAAAGTAGGAATTGTATACCAGATCCTTAAAGATCAGTTATCTGCCTATGGTAACTATATGAACGGTTTCAGCTATACAGCACCTGTTGCACAGCAGCTTCCGGACATTAGCGGGGAAATGAAACCTCAGATGGCCAATCAGTGGGAAATAGGATTGAAAGGAAACCTTTGGAGAAACAAGGTTAATTTTACCGTTTCATATTACGATATTCTTGTTGACAATATCCAGAGAGGAAGCGGTGTAATCCGTGACGGAAAAGAATACAACATCGTTGTTCAGGACGGAAAACAGAGAAGTAAAGGAATTGAAATAGAAACCATCATGAATCCTGTTCAGGGATTAAATATTATGGCCGGATATAGCTATAACCACAGCAGATACGAAAAAGCGGATCCGGCGGTAGACGGGCGTCGTCCTGAGTCTGCAGGTCCTGCGAATGTATTCAATTCATGGATCAGTTATATCCTTCCAATCAAAGGACTTCAGGGACTTGGAGTTGGTTTCGGAGTCAACCGTGTCGGAAAACAGATTACCGGAAATAAGACCGTTACCGGACAGTTTGCATTCCCAGCCTATACTTTAGTGAACGCTTCCATCTCCCTTGAAAAAGAAAGATACAGATTAGGATTTAAAATGAATAACCTGGGCAATGCACAATATTTTGCAGGACAGGGAGTGGTAGTCGCTCAGATGCCTCGTAATTTTGTTGCTGAGGTAAGCTTTAAATTTTAA
- a CDS encoding IucA/IucC family protein, which yields MNTNLKNTVSQENWNQANRNLMAKTIAELMHEELLKPVATFEDKDGYTVFTLETGVENIIYSFRGQGRMMDYWHIDKDSITKKENGEDLSSVDVAAFFLEMQTVFDLDPYTIARYTEELLHTLYCDALILSKGVMSSKELADADYQTVEHNMTGHPWVIVNKSRLGFSPRDLKTFAPEANENLKVIWLASHKSRSSFQALEHINRDEFYRSEIGEDLYNDFQQQLLSKRKTVEDYHFIPVHPWQWEHKLQIHFAGDIASGLLIKLGEGSDTYSPQQSIRTLFNVDHPKKRYLKTAVSILSTGNIRGLSPKQMKIAPAITDWVKGLIKDDAYLDNKETIFLGEEAAITYLHPQYGAIASVPYQYNEFLGALWRESAENYLKEDEQMVTMASLLYVDENGVPLVQAFAEKAGVSIKEWIESYLDAYLTPLLHIYYTHSLCVTPHGENIMVVLKNGVPKRIVIKDFVDDIVLTTEAREKLPAHLADGLIQSSNKENIPLFILLGVFDAFFRYLSNALHTYSNFNEETFWELVHNCVENYKAENTHLQERYEKYDLYVPAFKRFYINSLRLKNNGYSENKAFAIPRKDGALPNPLYQIANKNSVAAV from the coding sequence ATGAACACCAACTTAAAAAATACAGTAAGCCAGGAAAACTGGAATCAGGCGAACAGAAACTTAATGGCCAAAACCATTGCAGAACTGATGCATGAAGAGCTTCTAAAACCTGTGGCAACCTTTGAAGATAAAGACGGATATACTGTTTTCACCCTTGAAACCGGAGTTGAAAACATTATCTACAGCTTCCGCGGTCAGGGAAGAATGATGGATTACTGGCATATTGATAAAGACAGCATTACAAAAAAAGAAAACGGTGAAGATTTGTCTTCTGTAGATGTAGCTGCTTTCTTTCTGGAAATGCAGACTGTATTCGATCTGGATCCTTATACCATTGCAAGATATACAGAAGAGTTACTGCATACGTTATATTGTGATGCTTTAATCTTATCAAAAGGAGTAATGTCTTCAAAAGAGCTTGCTGATGCGGATTATCAAACGGTAGAGCACAATATGACCGGACATCCGTGGGTGATTGTAAACAAAAGCCGGTTAGGTTTTTCTCCAAGAGATCTTAAAACATTTGCACCTGAAGCCAATGAAAATTTAAAAGTGATCTGGCTGGCTTCTCATAAAAGCAGATCATCATTTCAGGCTTTGGAACATATCAACAGAGACGAGTTTTATCGTTCTGAAATAGGAGAGGATTTATATAATGATTTTCAGCAGCAGCTGTTGAGCAAAAGAAAAACTGTTGAAGATTATCACTTTATCCCGGTACATCCATGGCAGTGGGAGCATAAGCTTCAGATTCATTTTGCGGGAGATATTGCTTCCGGACTTTTAATAAAATTGGGTGAGGGTAGTGATACGTACAGTCCGCAGCAGAGCATCCGTACTTTATTCAATGTAGATCATCCTAAAAAGAGATACCTGAAAACAGCAGTTTCTATTCTGAGTACAGGAAATATCAGAGGATTATCGCCTAAGCAAATGAAAATTGCTCCTGCCATTACCGATTGGGTAAAAGGCTTGATAAAAGACGATGCTTACCTTGATAACAAAGAAACTATTTTCTTAGGAGAAGAGGCTGCCATCACCTATCTGCATCCACAATATGGTGCTATTGCCAGTGTACCGTATCAATATAATGAATTCCTTGGAGCATTATGGAGAGAAAGTGCTGAAAACTACCTGAAAGAAGACGAACAAATGGTAACCATGGCCTCTTTACTTTATGTAGATGAAAATGGAGTTCCATTGGTTCAGGCCTTTGCAGAAAAAGCGGGTGTGAGTATCAAAGAATGGATTGAAAGCTATCTTGATGCCTATCTTACTCCATTATTGCACATTTATTACACGCATTCATTATGTGTAACACCACATGGAGAAAACATTATGGTTGTTTTGAAAAACGGAGTTCCGAAGAGAATCGTAATCAAAGACTTTGTGGATGATATTGTACTTACTACAGAAGCCAGAGAAAAGCTTCCTGCACACCTTGCAGACGGTTTGATTCAGTCTTCCAACAAAGAAAATATCCCGTTGTTTATTTTGCTTGGCGTTTTTGATGCTTTCTTCAGATATCTGTCGAATGCTTTGCATACGTATTCCAACTTTAATGAAGAAACATTCTGGGAACTCGTTCACAACTGTGTAGAAAATTATAAAGCTGAGAATACCCATCTTCAGGAACGTTACGAAAAGTATGACCTGTATGTGCCGGCATTCAAAAGATTCTATATCAACAGCCTACGCCTGAAAAATAACGGTTACAGTGAAAATAAAGCATTTGCCATTCCAAGAAAAGACGGAGCACTGCCTAATCCGCTGTATCAGATTGCCAATAAAAATTCAGTAGCAGCAGTATGA